One genomic segment of Methylocystis sp. SC2 includes these proteins:
- a CDS encoding nickel-dependent hydrogenase large subunit, giving the protein MTQQRISQNRAGQAAPAAAPAVAATASAGVDTPNGFKLDNSGKRIVVDPVTRIEGHLRVEVNVDSDNVIRNAVSTGTMWRGIEVILKNRDPRDAWAFTERICGVCTGTHALTSVRAVEDALGIAIPENANSIRNLMQLALQVHDHIVHFYHLHALDWVDVVSALSADPKATSALAQSISSWPLSSPGYYKDLQTRLKKFVESGQLGPFKNGYWGSKAYRLPPEANLMAVAHYLEALDFQKEIVKIHTIFGGKNPHPNWLVGGVPCAINIDGTGAVGAINMERLNLVDSIIDQLIEFNDKVYIPDIMAIGSFYKDWLYGGGLSGKSVLAYGDVPEHANDYTDKNLLLPRGAIINGKLDEIHPVDHRDPEEIQEFVTHSWYKYGDETKGLHPWDGVTEPHYELGPNAKGTKTNIIELDEGGKYSWIKAPRWRGHAMEVGPLARWVVGYAQGKPQFKEPVEKVLHDLGLPTSALFSTLGRTAARALESQWAGYQMRHFFDKLIANIKAGDLATANVEKWEPKSWPTETKGVGFTEAPRGALAHWIKIKNGKIDNYQCVVPTTWNGSPRDPAGNIGAFEASLMNTPMVDPAQPLEILRTIHSFDPCLACSTHVMSEDGQEMAKVQVR; this is encoded by the coding sequence ATGACGCAGCAGCGCATCTCTCAAAATCGCGCGGGCCAGGCGGCCCCAGCCGCCGCTCCCGCCGTCGCCGCGACGGCTTCCGCCGGCGTCGACACGCCTAACGGCTTTAAGCTCGACAACAGCGGCAAGCGCATCGTCGTCGATCCGGTCACGCGCATCGAAGGCCATTTGCGCGTCGAAGTGAATGTCGATTCCGACAATGTCATCCGCAATGCGGTCTCGACTGGAACGATGTGGCGCGGCATCGAAGTGATCTTGAAGAATCGCGATCCGCGCGACGCCTGGGCCTTCACCGAGCGGATTTGCGGCGTCTGCACCGGCACGCATGCGCTCACTTCGGTGCGCGCCGTTGAAGACGCGCTTGGCATCGCCATCCCGGAGAACGCCAATTCGATCCGCAATCTCATGCAGCTCGCGCTGCAGGTGCACGATCACATCGTGCATTTCTATCACCTTCATGCGCTCGACTGGGTCGATGTGGTTTCGGCGCTCAGCGCCGATCCGAAGGCCACTTCAGCTCTCGCGCAATCGATTTCGAGCTGGCCGCTGTCCTCCCCCGGCTACTACAAGGACTTGCAAACGCGCCTGAAAAAGTTTGTCGAGTCCGGCCAGCTCGGCCCCTTCAAGAACGGCTATTGGGGCAGCAAGGCCTATCGGCTGCCGCCCGAAGCCAATCTGATGGCCGTCGCGCATTATCTCGAGGCGCTCGACTTCCAAAAGGAGATCGTGAAGATCCACACGATCTTCGGCGGCAAGAATCCGCATCCCAATTGGCTCGTCGGCGGCGTTCCTTGCGCGATCAACATCGACGGAACCGGCGCAGTCGGCGCGATCAACATGGAACGCCTGAACCTCGTCGATAGCATCATCGATCAACTGATCGAATTCAACGACAAGGTCTATATCCCCGACATTATGGCCATCGGCTCCTTCTATAAGGACTGGCTCTATGGCGGCGGCCTCTCCGGCAAATCCGTGCTTGCCTATGGAGACGTGCCGGAACACGCCAATGACTATACGGACAAGAACCTGCTCTTGCCGCGCGGCGCGATCATCAACGGCAAGCTCGACGAGATCCATCCCGTCGATCACCGCGACCCTGAGGAGATACAGGAGTTCGTGACGCACTCCTGGTATAAATACGGCGACGAGACCAAGGGCCTGCATCCCTGGGACGGCGTCACCGAGCCGCATTACGAACTCGGACCGAACGCCAAGGGCACGAAGACCAATATCATCGAGCTCGACGAGGGCGGCAAATATTCCTGGATCAAGGCGCCGCGCTGGCGCGGCCATGCGATGGAAGTCGGCCCTCTGGCGCGTTGGGTCGTCGGCTATGCGCAGGGCAAGCCGCAATTCAAGGAGCCGGTCGAAAAAGTGCTGCACGATCTCGGGCTGCCCACTTCCGCGCTCTTCTCGACGCTCGGTCGCACGGCGGCGCGCGCGCTGGAGAGCCAGTGGGCCGGCTATCAGATGCGGCATTTCTTCGACAAGCTGATCGCCAATATCAAGGCCGGCGATCTTGCGACCGCCAATGTCGAGAAGTGGGAGCCAAAGAGCTGGCCGACGGAGACGAAAGGCGTCGGCTTCACCGAGGCGCCGCGCGGCGCGCTGGCGCATTGGATCAAGATCAAGAACGGCAAGATCGACAATTATCAATGCGTCGTTCCGACCACATGGAACGGCTCGCCGCGCGATCCCGCCGGCAATATCGGCGCCTTCGAAGCTTCGTTGATGAACACGCCGATGGTCGATCCCGCGCAGCCGCTCGAAATCCTGCGCACGATCCACTCCTTCGATCCCTGTCTCGCCTGTTCGACGCATGTGATGAGCGAAGACGGACAAGAGATGGCGAAGGTGCAGGTGCGCTAA
- a CDS encoding hydrogenase small subunit, translated as MAAIETFYDVIRRQGVTRRSFTKFCSLTAASLGMGPIGAAKIANALETKERTPVIWMHGLECTCCSESFIRSAHPLVKDVVLSMISLDYDDTIMAAAGHQAEAILEETKEKYKGKYILAVEGNPPLNEGGMFCIDGGKPFVEKLKWMAEDAMAIIAWGACASWGCVQAAKPNPTQATPIDKVIHDKPIIKVPGCPPIAEVMTGVVTYITTFGRLPELDRQGRPNMFYSQRIHDKCYRRPHFDAGQFVEQWDDESARKGYCLYKMGCKGPTTYNACSTVRWNGGVSFPIQSGHGCIGCSEEGFWDKGPFYERLTNIHQFGVEKNADEIGLAAAGVVGAAVATHAAATAVKRIVSKNNDHSA; from the coding sequence ATGGCCGCAATCGAGACTTTTTACGACGTCATTCGCCGACAGGGGGTGACGCGCAGAAGCTTCACGAAATTTTGCAGCCTGACCGCCGCGAGTCTCGGCATGGGCCCGATCGGCGCTGCGAAGATCGCCAACGCGCTCGAAACCAAGGAGCGCACGCCGGTCATCTGGATGCATGGGCTCGAATGCACCTGTTGTTCGGAAAGCTTTATCCGTTCCGCGCATCCGCTGGTCAAGGACGTCGTTCTGTCGATGATTTCGCTCGACTACGACGATACGATCATGGCCGCCGCCGGCCATCAGGCTGAAGCGATCCTTGAAGAGACGAAAGAGAAATACAAAGGCAAATATATTCTCGCCGTGGAGGGCAATCCGCCGCTCAATGAAGGCGGCATGTTCTGCATCGACGGCGGCAAGCCTTTCGTCGAAAAGCTGAAATGGATGGCGGAGGACGCCATGGCGATCATCGCCTGGGGCGCCTGCGCCTCTTGGGGGTGCGTGCAGGCGGCGAAACCCAATCCGACGCAGGCGACGCCCATCGACAAGGTCATCCACGACAAGCCGATCATCAAGGTGCCGGGGTGCCCGCCCATCGCCGAAGTCATGACCGGCGTCGTCACTTATATTACGACCTTCGGCAGATTGCCCGAACTCGACCGGCAGGGCCGGCCGAATATGTTCTACTCGCAGCGCATCCATGACAAATGCTACCGCCGTCCGCATTTCGACGCCGGCCAGTTCGTCGAACAATGGGACGACGAAAGCGCGCGGAAGGGCTACTGCCTTTACAAAATGGGCTGCAAAGGGCCGACGACCTATAACGCCTGTTCGACGGTGCGCTGGAACGGCGGCGTCTCCTTCCCCATCCAATCGGGTCATGGCTGCATCGGCTGTTCGGAAGAAGGGTTTTGGGACAAGGGGCCCTTCTATGAACGCCTGACCAATATCCATCAATTCGGCGTCGAGAAGAACGCGGATGAGATCGGGCTTGCGGCTGCCGGCGTCGTCGGCGCGGCGGTCGCGACGCATGCCGCGGCGACCGCCGTCAAGCGCATCGTCTCGAAGAACAACGATCACTCGGCCTGA
- a CDS encoding nickel-dependent hydrogenase large subunit, translated as MTRLLVGPFNRVEGDLEVALDIEDDAIACARVTTPLYRGFEQILVGRPIADALAIAPRICGICSVSQSMAAAAALRALYGIAPARNGILAANLAHAAENMADHLTHFYIFFMPDFARAQYAGRSWHESATRRFKAIEGAAANEVLQARRRLLEIMGILAGKWPHSLAFQPGGTTSAIDLGQKAQLVAIARDFRRFLETTVFAAPLAAPLSLKTPEELERYCEGEGADGDFAAFCRIARALDLENLGRAANPLMSYGAYRDETGAFLDAGVFDPVASALSALDAHAIREDVSHAYMRDGPEEPSLARTEPYVDKPDAYSFAKAPRLQGRPAEVGALARLAVHGHPLVRALLARSRGSNVFARVVARLIELAMVAEATEGWAKALALNAPFCVVAPHDEDGEGVGLVEAARGSLGHWLGAQKGKIRAYQIIAPTTWNFSPRDASGVAGPVEQALVGAPLAGQGARAASVQHVIRSFDPCMVCTAH; from the coding sequence ATGACGCGCCTTCTCGTCGGCCCGTTCAATCGCGTCGAGGGCGATCTTGAAGTCGCGCTCGACATCGAAGACGACGCGATCGCTTGCGCGCGCGTGACGACGCCGCTCTATCGCGGCTTCGAGCAAATCCTCGTCGGCCGCCCGATCGCGGACGCCCTCGCCATCGCGCCGCGCATCTGCGGCATTTGCTCCGTCTCGCAATCCATGGCGGCGGCGGCGGCGCTGCGCGCGCTTTATGGAATCGCGCCGGCGCGCAATGGCATTCTCGCGGCCAATCTCGCGCATGCGGCCGAGAACATGGCCGATCATCTCACGCATTTTTATATTTTCTTCATGCCGGATTTCGCGCGCGCGCAATACGCCGGCCGGAGCTGGCATGAATCCGCGACGCGCCGTTTCAAGGCGATTGAAGGCGCGGCGGCGAATGAGGTTCTGCAGGCGCGCCGGCGGCTTCTCGAAATCATGGGGATACTCGCCGGCAAATGGCCGCACAGCCTCGCCTTTCAGCCGGGGGGAACGACAAGCGCCATCGATCTTGGGCAGAAGGCGCAACTTGTCGCGATCGCGCGCGACTTTCGCCGCTTCCTTGAGACGACGGTCTTCGCGGCGCCGCTTGCCGCGCCGCTGAGCCTCAAGACGCCCGAAGAGCTGGAGCGTTATTGCGAAGGGGAAGGAGCCGATGGCGATTTTGCCGCCTTCTGCCGCATCGCGCGCGCGCTTGATCTCGAAAATCTGGGCCGCGCCGCCAATCCCTTGATGAGCTATGGCGCCTATCGCGACGAGACGGGCGCTTTTCTCGACGCGGGCGTATTCGATCCCGTTGCGAGCGCGCTGTCGGCGCTTGACGCGCATGCGATCCGCGAGGACGTGTCGCACGCCTATATGCGTGACGGTCCGGAAGAGCCGTCGCTCGCGCGCACCGAACCCTATGTCGATAAGCCTGACGCGTACTCTTTCGCGAAGGCGCCGCGTCTTCAAGGCCGGCCGGCGGAGGTCGGCGCGCTGGCGCGGCTGGCGGTCCATGGCCATCCGCTTGTGCGCGCCCTGCTTGCGCGGTCGCGCGGCTCCAATGTTTTCGCGCGCGTCGTCGCGCGGCTCATCGAGCTTGCGATGGTGGCGGAGGCGACGGAAGGCTGGGCGAAGGCGTTGGCGTTGAACGCGCCCTTCTGCGTTGTGGCGCCGCACGATGAGGATGGCGAGGGCGTTGGCCTTGTCGAAGCCGCGCGCGGGTCGCTTGGCCATTGGCTCGGCGCGCAGAAGGGCAAGATCCGCGCCTATCAGATCATCGCGCCGACGACGTGGAATTTCTCGCCGCGCGACGCTTCCGGCGTGGCCGGCCCGGTCGAGCAGGCGCTTGTCGGCGCGCCGCTCGCCGGCCAAGGCGCGCGCGCGGCTTCCGTGCAGCATGTCATCCGTTCTTTCGATCCCTGCATGGTCTGCACGGCGCATTGA
- a CDS encoding NADH ubiquinone dehydrogenase: MSAGSFNILWLQAGSCGGCTMSMLEHGSGGWFRELETLGLNLLWHPSVSEETGTEARVVLERVETGETPLHALCIEGAILCGPDGTGFFNRLAGTERAMLDWARALAAKADYCVAIGSCATFGGVPAADPDPTDAAGLQYRKSVAGGALGADYRSRRGLPVINVAGCAPHPGWIMETLAALALDVLTADDLDALGRPKFYVDHLAHHGCSRNEFYEFKASAETLSQRGCLMEHLGCKATQAAGDCNQRGWNGSGSCTKGGFACIACTSPGFEDIRDYHRTPKIGGVPIGLPLDMPKAWFMALAALSKSATPQRVRKNATADHVVVPPRGPRKQKE, from the coding sequence ATGAGCGCGGGCTCCTTCAACATATTGTGGCTTCAGGCCGGAAGTTGCGGCGGCTGCACCATGTCCATGCTTGAACATGGTTCGGGCGGATGGTTTCGCGAGCTGGAGACGCTCGGCCTCAACCTCCTCTGGCATCCAAGCGTCAGCGAGGAGACCGGAACGGAAGCCCGCGTCGTTCTGGAGCGCGTCGAGACGGGGGAAACGCCGCTTCACGCGCTTTGCATCGAAGGCGCGATTCTCTGCGGACCCGACGGAACGGGTTTCTTCAATCGTCTCGCCGGCACGGAACGCGCCATGCTCGACTGGGCGCGCGCGCTCGCCGCCAAGGCGGATTATTGCGTCGCCATCGGCTCCTGCGCGACCTTTGGCGGCGTTCCCGCCGCGGATCCCGATCCCACTGACGCGGCCGGCCTTCAATATCGCAAGTCTGTGGCGGGCGGCGCTCTCGGCGCCGATTATCGTTCGCGGCGCGGCCTGCCCGTCATCAATGTCGCGGGCTGCGCGCCGCATCCCGGCTGGATCATGGAGACGCTCGCGGCGTTGGCGCTGGACGTTCTGACGGCGGACGATCTCGACGCGCTCGGACGGCCGAAATTCTATGTCGATCATCTCGCGCATCACGGATGCAGCCGCAATGAATTTTACGAATTCAAGGCAAGCGCGGAGACTTTGTCGCAGCGCGGTTGTCTGATGGAGCATCTTGGCTGCAAGGCGACGCAGGCCGCGGGCGATTGCAATCAGCGCGGCTGGAACGGTTCCGGCTCCTGCACCAAAGGCGGCTTCGCCTGTATCGCCTGCACGTCTCCCGGCTTCGAGGATATTCGCGACTATCACCGCACGCCGAAGATCGGCGGCGTGCCCATAGGGCTGCCGCTCGACATGCCGAAGGCCTGGTTCATGGCGCTCGCGGCCTTGTCGAAATCGGCGACGCCGCAACGCGTGAGAAAGAACGCCACGGCCGATCATGTCGTTGTGCCGCCGCGCGGCCCGAGGAAGCAAAAGGAATGA
- a CDS encoding sensor histidine kinase, with amino-acid sequence MTKSKIYRPTNMIDLLSESAGLPDDAQTENMWLEVIHKVDEVYSDLIRYESDLEIKNAELEEAQQFISSVIASVSDILVVCDEKGRILQVNPAFQRITGLSQMDLLGASLADFLVEEDRASALQKIAEGVAGKVTECELRFFAGDGASDLMAINCSARFDHTGRRVGAVLTGRPIGELKRAYEALHHAHRELQQAQRKLVEQEKMASLGRLVAGVAHELNNPISFIYGNIHTLDKYRGALAEYFEKSSVKAQDDALRRRYRIDAILADLPSLIEGTMDGAVRISDIVRNLRRLSFSRPAETQRVDLERIARTAANWAARSKKTRAEIIFDCDENVVVDAHEGQIHQVLVNLIDNAFDATKDVAAPRIRVAIRKTSAHAEIIVEDNGRGMSDVVLDKVFEPFFTTKVVGEGTGLGLWISYSIVKEHGGSIVVANRPAGGAMFTVQLPMNSAQLHSRADQGG; translated from the coding sequence ATGACGAAGAGTAAAATCTACCGTCCGACCAATATGATCGATCTCCTCTCGGAGAGCGCGGGATTGCCGGACGACGCGCAGACCGAGAATATGTGGCTCGAAGTCATTCACAAGGTTGACGAGGTTTATTCAGATCTCATTCGTTATGAATCAGATCTCGAGATCAAGAACGCCGAGCTTGAGGAAGCGCAGCAGTTCATTTCAAGCGTTATCGCTTCGGTTTCCGATATCCTTGTCGTATGCGACGAGAAGGGCCGCATCCTTCAGGTCAATCCCGCCTTTCAGCGCATCACGGGCTTGAGCCAAATGGACTTGCTCGGCGCGAGCCTTGCGGATTTCCTGGTCGAAGAGGACCGCGCGAGCGCTTTGCAGAAGATCGCTGAAGGCGTCGCCGGCAAGGTCACGGAATGCGAGCTGCGTTTTTTTGCCGGGGACGGCGCCTCCGACCTCATGGCGATCAATTGCTCTGCTCGATTCGATCATACGGGTCGGCGCGTCGGCGCCGTGCTCACTGGACGGCCGATCGGCGAGTTGAAGCGCGCCTATGAGGCGCTGCACCACGCGCATCGTGAATTGCAGCAGGCGCAGCGCAAACTCGTCGAGCAGGAAAAAATGGCGAGCCTGGGTCGGCTCGTCGCGGGCGTCGCGCATGAGCTCAACAATCCCATCAGTTTCATTTATGGAAATATCCACACGCTCGACAAATATCGCGGGGCGCTCGCTGAATATTTCGAGAAATCCAGCGTGAAGGCGCAGGATGACGCGTTACGGCGCCGCTACAGAATCGACGCCATTCTCGCCGATCTTCCCTCGCTCATCGAAGGGACGATGGACGGCGCCGTTCGCATCAGCGACATCGTAAGGAATTTGCGGCGCCTCTCCTTCAGCCGGCCCGCCGAAACCCAGCGCGTCGATCTTGAACGCATCGCGCGCACGGCGGCGAATTGGGCGGCGCGCAGCAAGAAGACGCGCGCGGAAATCATTTTCGATTGTGACGAGAACGTGGTTGTCGATGCGCATGAGGGCCAGATTCATCAGGTGCTCGTCAATCTGATCGACAACGCCTTCGATGCGACGAAGGATGTCGCTGCGCCGCGCATTCGCGTCGCGATCCGCAAGACGAGCGCGCACGCAGAAATCATCGTCGAGGACAATGGCCGCGGCATGTCGGACGTCGTGCTCGATAAGGTGTTCGAACCTTTTTTCACCACTAAAGTCGTCGGCGAAGGCACGGGCCTTGGCCTTTGGATCAGCTATTCCATCGTCAAGGAACATGGGGGCTCCATTGTCGTCGCCAATCGGCCGGCCGGAGGCGCGATGTTCACTGTGCAGCTGCCGATGAACAGCGCGCAATTGCACTCGCGGGCGGATCAAGGCGGATGA
- a CDS encoding sigma-54 dependent transcriptional regulator produces MTSSSTVLVIDDELRSREALQRVLCDEFDVICVSRAKEAEGVLDGELVQVILCDHRMAGESGVDFLKRARISWPDPIRIIISGYTESEDIIAGVNEAGIYQYITKPWEPEKLIASVRDAAQLYRYQKEVGAGLDNKPAAELLKEQIATRRRKEKRLFEFSRIIHHPESPVAPVVALARKATEYDISVLITGASGTGKELLARAIHYGSDRADKPFVVQNCGALPDELLESELFGCKKGAYTGAYQDRVGLFELANGGSIFLDEIGETSAAFQVRLLRVLQEGEIRPLGAQRQRKVNVRLIAATNRSLEDEVAAGRFRRDLYYRVAAFPIHLPPLCERPRDIELIAMRILADVNRSFRRGVKGFTTETLARLSSYEWPGNVRELHNEIQRMVTLSENDGLLPASLLSPRILAPRLTNGHASAARMLKTRVEALEREMIEDALRRFDGNISRASEELGLSRVGMRNKIERYGVERDLRDDEE; encoded by the coding sequence ATGACTTCTTCTTCGACCGTGCTGGTGATCGACGACGAGCTTCGCTCGCGCGAGGCGCTGCAACGCGTCCTTTGCGACGAATTCGACGTGATCTGCGTCTCAAGAGCGAAGGAGGCGGAAGGCGTCCTCGACGGCGAACTCGTGCAGGTCATTCTTTGCGATCACAGAATGGCGGGCGAGTCAGGCGTCGATTTCCTGAAGCGCGCGCGCATCTCCTGGCCCGATCCGATTCGCATCATCATCTCCGGCTATACCGAGTCCGAAGACATCATCGCCGGCGTCAATGAAGCAGGCATCTACCAATATATCACCAAGCCCTGGGAGCCGGAGAAGCTGATCGCCAGCGTGCGCGACGCGGCGCAGCTCTATCGCTACCAGAAGGAAGTCGGCGCCGGCCTCGACAATAAGCCAGCTGCGGAGTTGCTCAAGGAGCAGATCGCGACTCGTCGCCGCAAGGAGAAGCGGCTCTTTGAATTCAGCCGCATCATTCACCACCCCGAAAGTCCCGTCGCGCCCGTTGTGGCGCTTGCGCGCAAGGCGACGGAATATGACATCTCGGTGCTCATCACCGGCGCGTCGGGAACCGGTAAGGAGCTTCTCGCGCGCGCGATCCATTACGGCTCCGATCGCGCCGACAAGCCTTTTGTCGTGCAGAATTGCGGCGCTTTGCCCGACGAACTGCTGGAGAGCGAACTCTTCGGCTGCAAGAAGGGCGCTTACACCGGCGCCTATCAGGATCGCGTCGGTCTGTTCGAACTCGCCAATGGCGGCTCGATCTTCCTTGACGAGATCGGCGAAACCTCCGCCGCCTTTCAGGTGCGACTGCTGCGGGTCTTGCAGGAGGGGGAAATCCGCCCGCTCGGCGCGCAGCGGCAGCGCAAGGTCAATGTGCGCCTGATCGCGGCGACGAACCGAAGTCTCGAAGACGAAGTGGCCGCGGGACGGTTCCGGCGCGATCTCTATTATCGCGTCGCGGCGTTTCCAATCCATCTGCCGCCGCTTTGCGAGCGGCCGCGCGACATAGAATTGATCGCGATGCGCATCCTCGCCGACGTCAACCGCAGCTTCCGGCGCGGCGTCAAAGGCTTCACGACCGAGACGCTGGCGCGCCTTTCGAGCTACGAGTGGCCAGGAAACGTGCGCGAGCTCCATAATGAAATCCAGCGCATGGTGACGCTCTCGGAAAATGACGGGCTGCTGCCCGCGAGCCTATTGTCGCCGCGCATTCTCGCCCCGCGGCTGACGAATGGGCATGCGAGCGCGGCCCGTATGCTCAAGACCCGCGTCGAGGCGCTTGAACGCGAGATGATCGAGGACGCGCTGCGCCGCTTCGACGGCAATATCAGCCGAGCGTCGGAGGAGCTTGGCCTTTCCCGTGTCGGCATGCGCAACAAGATCGAACGCTATGGGGTTGAGCGGGATCTGCGCGATGACGAAGAGTAA
- the hypE gene encoding hydrogenase expression/formation protein HypE, whose amino-acid sequence MSLVMKPVRRKLDVRNGRVDLSHGSGGRAMAQLIADIFHDAFGNDWLSRNDDQALLGQQDGRLVMTTDGYVVSPLFFPGGDIGSLSVHGTINDIAMAGATPKYLSASFIIEEGFALGDLKRIAQSMGDASRTADVPIVAGDTKVVERGKADGVFISTAGVGVLPNGLSLSSDKARPGDAVLVSGSMGDHGVAIMSRRENLEFGVEILSDSAALHGLTAAMVDAAGGALRVMRDPTRGGLAAALNEIAHQSNVGFMVDEELIPVKPQVAAACEFLGLDPLYVANEGKLMAICAPDAAGTLLDAMRAHPLGRDAALIGHVVEDERNFVEMTTRFGGGRIVDWLSGEQLPRIC is encoded by the coding sequence ATGAGCCTCGTCATGAAACCCGTCCGCCGCAAGCTCGACGTGCGAAATGGGCGCGTCGATCTTTCGCATGGCTCGGGCGGGCGCGCCATGGCGCAGCTCATCGCCGATATTTTTCACGACGCCTTCGGCAATGACTGGTTGAGTCGCAACGACGATCAGGCATTGCTCGGCCAGCAGGACGGCCGTCTCGTGATGACGACCGACGGCTACGTCGTTTCGCCGCTGTTTTTCCCGGGCGGCGACATCGGCTCTCTATCCGTGCATGGCACGATCAACGATATCGCCATGGCTGGCGCGACGCCGAAATATCTTTCCGCAAGCTTCATCATCGAGGAAGGATTTGCGCTCGGCGATTTGAAACGCATCGCTCAGAGCATGGGCGACGCTTCGCGGACCGCCGATGTTCCGATTGTCGCCGGAGACACGAAAGTCGTCGAGCGCGGCAAGGCGGACGGCGTCTTTATCTCGACCGCAGGCGTCGGCGTCTTGCCGAACGGCCTGTCGCTGTCGAGCGACAAAGCGCGCCCCGGCGACGCCGTCCTTGTCTCCGGCTCCATGGGCGATCATGGCGTCGCCATCATGTCGCGGCGCGAAAATCTTGAATTCGGCGTGGAGATCCTGTCCGACTCCGCGGCGCTGCACGGACTCACCGCCGCCATGGTCGACGCCGCGGGCGGCGCCTTGCGCGTGATGCGCGATCCGACGCGCGGCGGCCTCGCCGCGGCGCTGAATGAAATCGCGCATCAATCGAACGTCGGCTTCATGGTCGACGAGGAGCTGATTCCGGTGAAGCCGCAGGTCGCCGCCGCTTGCGAATTCCTCGGTCTTGATCCCCTCTATGTCGCGAATGAAGGAAAGCTCATGGCGATATGCGCGCCCGACGCGGCCGGGACGCTGCTTGACGCCATGCGCGCTCATCCGCTCGGACGTGATGCGGCCTTGATCGGACATGTCGTCGAAGACGAACGAAACTTCGTCGAGATGACGACGCGCTTTGGCGGCGGGCGCATCGTCGACTGGCTGTCTGGAGAACAGCTTCCCCGAATATGTTGA
- the hypD gene encoding hydrogenase formation protein HypD, with amino-acid sequence MKYVDEYRDPKLAKGVAAAIAAEVDSGRSYRFMEFCGGHTHAISRYGVEDMLPKNVAMIHGPGCPVCVLPVGRIDDAIRLASDPRVTLCTYADLMRVPASRGASLLKARAAGADIRMVYSTLDALRIAEAEPQREVVFLAIGFETTTPPTALALKQAKAKGLRNFSVFCNHVLTPIAMRAILAGESDGATPLDGLVGPAHVSTVIGARPYEFVAHEYGKPVVISGFEPLDVMQSILMLIRQINAGRCAVENQYLRAVTHDGNARAQREMGEVFELRESFEWRGLGMVPHSALRLADAFAAFDAEKRFNIHTVAATDNPACECGAILRGAKKPTDCKLFGSLCTPETPMGSCMVSSEGSCAAHYAYGRFRDRSRARMERAAS; translated from the coding sequence ATGAAATATGTGGATGAATATCGCGATCCGAAACTCGCAAAGGGCGTCGCGGCGGCGATCGCCGCCGAAGTCGACTCGGGGAGAAGCTACCGTTTCATGGAGTTTTGTGGCGGACACACGCATGCGATTTCGCGCTATGGCGTCGAGGACATGCTGCCGAAGAATGTCGCGATGATCCATGGTCCCGGATGCCCGGTCTGCGTCCTGCCGGTGGGGCGCATTGATGACGCGATCAGGCTCGCTTCCGATCCACGCGTGACGCTCTGCACCTATGCCGATCTGATGCGCGTGCCGGCGTCGCGCGGCGCGAGTCTGCTGAAAGCGCGCGCGGCGGGCGCCGACATCCGCATGGTCTATTCGACGCTCGACGCCTTGCGCATCGCCGAGGCCGAGCCCCAGCGAGAAGTGGTTTTCCTCGCCATCGGCTTTGAAACCACGACGCCGCCGACGGCGCTTGCGCTCAAGCAGGCCAAGGCGAAGGGGCTACGAAATTTTTCCGTCTTCTGCAATCATGTTCTGACGCCGATCGCCATGCGCGCCATATTGGCGGGCGAGAGCGACGGCGCGACGCCGCTCGACGGGCTCGTCGGGCCCGCGCATGTCAGCACGGTGATCGGCGCTCGTCCCTACGAATTCGTCGCGCATGAATATGGGAAGCCCGTGGTCATCTCCGGCTTTGAGCCGCTCGACGTGATGCAATCGATCCTGATGCTCATCCGCCAAATCAACGCGGGCCGTTGCGCCGTCGAAAATCAATATCTCCGCGCCGTGACGCACGATGGCAACGCAAGAGCGCAAAGGGAGATGGGCGAAGTCTTCGAATTGCGCGAAAGCTTCGAGTGGCGCGGTCTCGGCATGGTGCCGCATAGCGCGCTTCGCCTTGCCGACGCTTTCGCCGCCTTCGACGCCGAGAAGCGCTTCAACATTCATACGGTCGCCGCCACCGACAATCCGGCCTGCGAGTGCGGCGCCATTCTGCGCGGCGCGAAGAAGCCGACGGATTGCAAGCTCTTCGGTTCGCTCTGCACGCCGGAGACGCCGATGGGTTCCTGCATGGTGTCGTCGGAGGGCTCCTGCGCGGCGCATTACGCCTATGGCCGGTTCCGGGACCGCAGCCGCGCGCGGATGGAAAGGGCGGCCTCATGA
- a CDS encoding HypC/HybG/HupF family hydrogenase formation chaperone, producing the protein MCLAIPAQVTVLLDDGMARIDLDGVSKAISVALVDDVAVGDFVVVHVGYALSKIDAAEAERTLALLREVAAMETPS; encoded by the coding sequence ATGTGTCTAGCGATCCCCGCCCAAGTGACGGTGCTGCTCGACGACGGCATGGCCCGCATCGACTTGGACGGCGTGTCCAAGGCGATCAGCGTCGCGCTCGTGGATGATGTCGCGGTCGGCGACTTCGTCGTCGTTCACGTCGGCTACGCTTTGTCGAAGATCGACGCCGCGGAGGCCGAACGCACCTTGGCGCTGTTGCGCGAGGTCGCGGCGATGGAGACGCCGTCATGA